In Planctomycetota bacterium, the sequence CCGCCCCCCTGGGCGTTGACGAGTTCCGACCCTTCGGCGACGACGAATTTGCGAGGATCCTGAGGGTCGAGCGAGGCCTTGCCCACCCTCCAATGGCTCTTTTCCGCCGGGCCTTTGAGCTTCCAGCCCGAAAGGTCCTTCCCGTTGAAGGGCTCCACGGCCTGCGGAGCCAGGCATGCGGCGGCAACCGCGCAGGCGGCCAGCGCTCGAATCATGTTTCGCCTCCCCTGAAATCTCCTTCTTATTACGACGCCGAACGCCGCTTCGTTGCGGTCTTCGATATCCGGTAATGGACAGGTGGGCAGATCGTCTACATAATGAACTCACGATGAGCGCCGCCGACCCTTGCCCCGCCTGCGGGGATCCCCTGGTGGGATTCACCCTCGAGGGGGTCGAACTCGACCGGTGCCTGCGCTGCGGAGGAACCTGGCTGGACGGGGGCGAGCTGGAACTCCTGGGGGTTCAGGAGGGGATTGAGCCCGGCCGGCTCACCGAAGCCGCCGCCCGCGGCCGCGAAGGCCGCCCGACCGACCGGCGGTGCGCGCGCTGCCGGGGCCGCCTGCGCGAAGTCCTGATCGAAGGCGTCCCCGTGGACCGATGCCCGGGCGGG encodes:
- a CDS encoding zf-TFIIB domain-containing protein; this translates as MSAADPCPACGDPLVGFTLEGVELDRCLRCGGTWLDGGELELLGVQEGIEPGRLTEAAARGREGRPTDRRCARCRGRLREVLIEGVPVDRCPGGDGLWFDPGEMERILAAFRSGEAGAVARLLGDLTAAERPKKEGSE